The Mauremys reevesii isolate NIE-2019 linkage group 13, ASM1616193v1, whole genome shotgun sequence genome contains a region encoding:
- the LOC120380379 gene encoding mast cell protease 1A-like codes for MSLMMQLLILVLLPVAFCLPPGSQAGEIIGGWEAKPHSRPYMAHLEIQHRGKSNICGGVLVSENFVLTAAHCNGDKITVTLGAHNIRERERSQQKISVRHRIPHLQYNDTTLNNDIMLLQLAERAKLNGWVDTIVLPCANERVKAGTMCSVAGWGRTSTESESTSARLREVNVVVMQDAACSRNPNGLYYHYDSSTMMCVGDPKTGKDSWKGDSGGPLVCGKITQGVVSWGPPTPPGVYTRVSTFIPWIRATMRRLQR; via the exons GTGAGATCATTGGGGGCTGGGAAGCCAAGCCCCACTCGAGACCCTACATGGCCCATCTGGAAATACAACACAGAGGGAAGTCGAATATCTGTGGAGGGGTCCTGGTGTCGGAGAACTTCGTGCTGACGGCCGCTCACTGCAATGGAGA CAAGATCACTGTCACGCTGGGAGCCCATAACATTAGAGAACGGGAACGGAGCCAACAGAAAATCTCCGTGCGCCACCGGATCCCCCACCTGCAGTACAATGACACCACCCTGAACAATGACATCATGCTGCTGCAG CTGGCAGAGAGAGCGAAGCTGAACGGATGGGTGGATACCATCGTCCTGCCCTGCGCCAACGAGAGAGTAAAAGCAGGGACCATGTGCAGCGTTGCCGGCTGGGGCAGAACTAGCACAGAGAGTGAATCAACTTCGGCCAGGCTCCGGGAGGTGAACGTGGTTGTGATGCAGGATGCTGCATGTTCGAGGAATCCTAATGGGCTATATTATCACTATGACTCCTCCACCATGATGTGTGTGGGGGATCCAAAGACGGGCAAAGACTCTTGGAAG GGCGATTCTGGGGGCCCCCTGGTGTGTGGGAAAATAACCCAGGGCGTCGTCTCCTGGGGgcctcccacccctcccggggTGTACACGAGAGTCTCCACCTTCATCCCCTGGATACGGGCGACGATGAGGAGGCTGCAGCGCTGA